CTCTCGGCCATTTTTTGCTCGCGCTCTTCGCGTCTGCGCTGAAACTCAGCTTGCCGCGCCTCTTGCTCCTGTCGAAGTTGTGCTGCCTTGCCGAGTTGCTTGTCGTAGTAGCCAGGTCGTCGAGTGCGCCGTCTGTTGCCATCACTAGCGGGCTCACCGACTAAGTTCTCCTGAGCCTTTGCCTCGTCTGCCAACATGAGATGTCGTGTAGGATGCATCTTCTCGCCCTCATCTTCTGGTTTCTCTGCCTTGCCAGCGCCCTCTACTGTAGCCTCATTCTGAGCAGGCTCACTTGTCTCAGCTGGTTGCGCATTTTCTTGCTCACGAGCCTTGATCTTCGCATAagccttcttgacctttgcCTTGTGAATCAACTCCTTCTTGACTTTGGTAACTGTGCGATAAAGTGTAAGTATGCGACGTGAATGAAAATTTTGCCAAGGTGAAAAATAGGACAATGCGACGAACCCTTTCTTCGCCAAGGACCGTCTGGCAAATTTT
This Fusarium poae strain DAOMC 252244 chromosome 3, whole genome shotgun sequence DNA region includes the following protein-coding sequences:
- a CDS encoding hypothetical protein (BUSCO:57780at5125), producing MAAKHEKEGTDAAREVKKPKHGFRVGPENLPDGPWRRKVTKVKKELIHKAKVKKAYAKIKAREQENAQPAETSEPAQNEATVEGAGKAEKPEDEGEKMHPTRHLMLADEAKAQENLVGEPASDGNRRRTRRPGYYDKQLGKAAQLRQEQEARQAEFQRRREEREQKMAERDRYKKAMAKTRDRNGNKKLGRESSLLLDKVRKMVADKK